Proteins from one [Limnothrix rosea] IAM M-220 genomic window:
- a CDS encoding peptidylprolyl isomerase, with the protein MALQVQIGEQKLDQEQLLSLLAKYQLLPRLAQEMIIDQAIATTPDLSCTQEEVKAAINLFVQQRQLKSEADIQNWLKKNGLAFDQLPAIASRPILLEKFKQQRWGDNLESYFVQRKSQLDRIIYSLLRTNDAGVAQELYFRILDDASLFPELAREYSKGPESQTGGLVGPVEMNVPHPAMIQILSSSQPGELKPPVKIGEWFVILRLEKSIPAQLDETMQQRLINEQFEQWLNQQVQEQLLIEHLE; encoded by the coding sequence ATGGCGCTTCAAGTCCAGATTGGTGAGCAGAAACTAGATCAAGAGCAGCTGCTATCACTCTTGGCGAAATATCAACTTTTGCCTCGTCTCGCCCAAGAAATGATTATCGATCAGGCGATCGCCACAACGCCAGATCTGTCCTGTACCCAAGAGGAAGTTAAAGCCGCCATAAATTTATTTGTGCAGCAGCGGCAACTAAAGTCCGAAGCAGATATTCAAAATTGGCTCAAGAAAAATGGCCTCGCTTTTGATCAACTGCCGGCGATCGCCTCGCGTCCGATTCTTCTTGAAAAATTCAAACAGCAGCGCTGGGGCGATAACTTAGAATCATATTTTGTCCAACGCAAAAGCCAACTTGACCGCATTATTTATTCCCTACTGCGCACCAACGACGCTGGCGTTGCCCAAGAGCTATATTTCCGGATTTTGGATGACGCAAGCCTCTTTCCAGAGCTAGCACGAGAGTACTCGAAAGGCCCTGAATCGCAGACTGGCGGACTCGTTGGCCCTGTGGAAATGAATGTTCCCCACCCAGCGATGATACAAATTTTGAGCAGCTCACAACCCGGCGAGCTCAAGCCTCCAGTCAAAATCGGTGAATGGTTTGTTATTTTACGCCTCGAAAAATCAATTCCTGCCCAATTAGATGAAACAATGCAACAGCGATTAATTAATGAACAATTTGAGCAGTGGCTAAATCAACAGGTGCAAGAACAACTTTTGATCGAGCATTTAGAATAA